The following proteins are encoded in a genomic region of Mycolicibacterium rutilum:
- a CDS encoding helix-turn-helix domain-containing protein, with amino-acid sequence MTHHHSPGATDHNAFTGRPIKGSLLLTVSEAAGALRISRSSIYRLFDAGELAWVQIGAARRVTSAEIHRFIAAHTEAAS; translated from the coding sequence ATGACCCACCACCACTCCCCCGGTGCAACTGATCATAATGCCTTCACCGGGAGACCCATCAAGGGCAGTTTGTTGCTGACAGTCTCAGAAGCAGCTGGCGCTCTTCGCATCTCGCGCTCGTCCATTTACCGGCTCTTCGACGCTGGCGAGCTCGCCTGGGTGCAGATCGGGGCTGCCCGCCGCGTCACGTCAGCCGAGATCCACCGCTTCATCGCTGCCCATACAGAGGCAGCCTCCTAA
- a CDS encoding HigA family addiction module antitoxin — protein MADFAPTHPGEILLTEFLEPMGITQYRIAKAIDVPARRINEIVHGKRSITADTALRLSRALGLSDMFFINMQAQYDAEIAREHLSDQLKAIDRIA, from the coding sequence ATGGCCGACTTCGCCCCTACTCACCCCGGCGAGATCCTGTTGACGGAGTTCCTTGAGCCCATGGGTATCACGCAGTACCGGATCGCCAAGGCAATCGACGTACCCGCGCGTCGGATCAATGAGATCGTCCACGGCAAGCGGAGCATCACCGCCGACACTGCGCTGAGGCTGTCGCGTGCGCTGGGCCTCAGTGACATGTTCTTCATCAACATGCAGGCTCAGTACGACGCCGAGATTGCTCGGGAGCATCTTTCGGATCAGCTGAAGGCAATAGACCGAATCGCTTAA
- a CDS encoding AAA family ATPase — MRLSEVEFRGYKRLVEAECNVLGKVIALVGPNESGKSSVLQGLQWLTDTPRHLRIQEQNRDAPPESETLVVRARYKLDEDDIEALNQLDLDVEPAITAKTVTEFRLSRRADGTTVTGITTEVQRSTHIFKAANAQIASVMALLEHSESLPDDERIGPVENVLRVGSALLNPSDPDWTDDRLENLAGTLDSVDTMWRNIEGIEDAPEDFAALREQLVTLSRLIGDSINAGRLGEPADAMRDALQQRVPKFVLFTDDDRNIAETYPLGDEALRAEAPPPLRNLLYVAGTTVAEVWGYLDRGDTAQLRTFEKRINRTLQARLQPMWSQSQLTVNIVLNTDGMLEVNIEELDSPELTITPIGERSDGLRAFLALVCFLIAAELSIPPVLMIDEAERNLHYDAQADLVRVLTSELKVHKVLYTTHSPGCLPLDLGTGIRVVVRDTEFPGRSKLSNNFWIRNDPGFSNLLFAMGAEAAAFSAFRRAVLAEGVSDMILLPTLLRNATNTETLDFQVAFGLSSMSASKAIGSVALITTFLVDGDDSGNEKRQQLIAAGVPTSHVFQLPEGKALEDLVDRATYLSVVDGFLQELGHSLDQDRLQSDCTIAKAVDTYAKSVLGIDGGVSHKIIAARLAELGPKLQLTAEGKRFLKKLSAQLVSAFESPYLLQPEVSGKV, encoded by the coding sequence TTGAGGCTTTCAGAGGTTGAGTTCCGCGGCTACAAACGCCTGGTCGAAGCGGAATGCAACGTGCTCGGCAAGGTAATTGCACTGGTTGGACCGAATGAGTCTGGGAAAAGTAGCGTGTTGCAGGGCCTTCAATGGTTAACCGACACACCCCGTCATCTCCGAATTCAAGAACAGAATCGTGATGCGCCGCCAGAGTCAGAAACGCTAGTGGTAAGGGCGCGCTACAAGCTCGATGAGGACGACATCGAGGCGCTTAACCAACTCGACCTGGATGTCGAGCCCGCGATCACCGCCAAGACAGTCACCGAGTTTCGACTCTCACGCAGGGCGGACGGCACTACCGTGACTGGAATAACGACTGAGGTGCAGCGCAGCACCCACATCTTCAAGGCGGCGAACGCTCAGATAGCGAGCGTCATGGCGTTACTGGAGCACTCAGAATCGCTACCCGATGATGAGCGGATCGGGCCGGTCGAAAACGTGCTCCGCGTAGGCTCCGCTCTTCTCAATCCGTCCGATCCAGATTGGACGGATGATCGGTTAGAGAATCTCGCCGGTACGCTTGATTCGGTAGACACAATGTGGAGGAACATCGAGGGAATCGAAGACGCGCCCGAGGATTTCGCAGCTTTGCGCGAACAGCTGGTTACTCTCTCCCGGTTGATAGGTGATTCGATCAACGCTGGCCGGCTCGGCGAACCGGCAGATGCGATGCGAGACGCGTTGCAGCAGCGGGTACCGAAATTTGTGCTGTTCACCGATGACGATAGAAATATCGCCGAGACCTACCCCCTTGGTGACGAAGCTCTTCGTGCCGAAGCGCCGCCTCCTCTTCGGAATCTCCTCTATGTCGCCGGTACAACAGTGGCTGAGGTGTGGGGCTATCTTGACCGCGGCGACACAGCTCAACTTCGCACATTCGAAAAGCGCATTAACCGGACTCTTCAGGCTCGACTCCAGCCTATGTGGAGCCAGTCGCAACTCACGGTGAACATAGTCCTCAACACGGACGGAATGCTCGAGGTAAATATCGAGGAGCTAGATAGTCCGGAGCTAACCATCACTCCTATCGGGGAGCGGAGTGATGGTCTACGGGCCTTCCTTGCCCTCGTTTGTTTCCTGATCGCGGCCGAGCTGTCGATACCACCAGTGCTGATGATCGACGAAGCCGAAAGGAACCTGCACTACGACGCCCAGGCGGACCTAGTACGTGTGCTGACCAGCGAGTTGAAAGTTCACAAAGTCCTATATACAACACATTCACCGGGATGCCTTCCGCTGGACTTGGGCACGGGCATCCGCGTGGTGGTGCGAGACACCGAGTTTCCCGGGCGGAGCAAGCTGAGCAATAATTTTTGGATCCGAAACGACCCTGGGTTTTCGAACTTGCTATTCGCGATGGGAGCCGAAGCTGCCGCTTTCTCGGCGTTCAGGCGTGCGGTCCTCGCGGAGGGTGTAAGCGACATGATTCTGCTGCCGACTTTGTTGCGCAATGCGACGAACACAGAAACGCTCGATTTCCAGGTGGCGTTTGGTCTTTCAAGCATGTCAGCTTCGAAGGCGATCGGTTCTGTTGCACTGATAACGACCTTCTTGGTCGATGGAGATGATTCCGGCAACGAGAAGCGGCAGCAGTTGATCGCCGCCGGCGTTCCGACATCGCACGTGTTTCAACTTCCTGAAGGAAAGGCATTGGAGGACCTCGTTGACCGAGCAACTTACTTGTCGGTAGTCGACGGCTTCCTCCAGGAGTTGGGGCACTCGCTAGATCAGGATCGACTTCAGTCCGATTGCACAATCGCGAAAGCTGTTGATACCTACGCTAAGTCCGTGCTTGGGATCGACGGCGGCGTAAGCCACAAGATTATCGCGGCGCGCTTGGCAGAACTCGGGCCAAAACTACAGCTCACCGCCGAGGGCAAGCGCTTCTTGAAGAAGCTCAGCGCACAACTCGTGAGTGCTTTTGAGAGCCCGTACCTCCTTCAGCCTGAAGTCTCCGGCAAGGTGTAG
- a CDS encoding sensor domain-containing protein: protein MRRSTAALGAAMVCVLVGGCADTVSNAVSTTTTRTMVPRPLVARELPELLLSPGEVDAAMGAVGMAVTSTQTVMSDNSATMAPRECLAVDGAAEAPVYVDSGATATRDQSLNDGDNFAHYLKQAVVLFPLVRKGRAFFDASAQQWQACREYTHLQSGTQWTVGRVATENDVLSVVATQRDAAAPGWACGRALAVRNNVVIDVNTCSAKPADSAVRIANQIGEKVAARW, encoded by the coding sequence ATGCGCCGATCCACGGCGGCGCTCGGCGCCGCGATGGTGTGTGTGCTGGTGGGCGGGTGTGCGGACACGGTGAGCAACGCGGTGTCGACGACGACCACTCGCACGATGGTCCCCCGTCCGCTGGTGGCTCGCGAGTTGCCGGAACTGCTGTTGAGCCCGGGAGAGGTCGACGCCGCGATGGGGGCGGTGGGGATGGCGGTGACGAGCACGCAGACGGTGATGTCGGACAACAGCGCGACCATGGCGCCGCGGGAGTGCCTGGCGGTCGACGGCGCGGCCGAGGCGCCGGTCTACGTCGACAGCGGCGCGACCGCCACCCGCGACCAGAGCCTCAACGACGGGGACAACTTCGCCCATTACCTCAAGCAGGCGGTGGTGCTGTTTCCGTTGGTTCGCAAGGGCCGCGCCTTCTTCGACGCATCCGCTCAGCAGTGGCAGGCGTGCCGTGAGTACACGCATCTGCAGAGCGGCACGCAGTGGACCGTGGGCCGGGTCGCGACGGAGAACGATGTGCTCAGCGTCGTGGCGACGCAGCGCGACGCGGCTGCACCCGGATGGGCGTGCGGGCGGGCGCTGGCGGTGCGGAACAACGTCGTCATCGACGTCAACACGTGCAGCGCGAAGCCCGCGGACTCGGCGGTGCGGATCGCCAACCAGATCGGCGAGAAGGTCGCGGCCCGGTGGTGA
- a CDS encoding site-specific integrase, with product MPGKAKKLQTFTPEQVQTVLRGIANDRNRHAWHLALAGLRRGEIAGQRWADIDLANRTLRIGATRVDVGGRALDQDEPKTAHAGRVLPIPDALLAELAAARNRQAAEKLALGEAYSDRGYVVCNEAGEPYHPSTLSTLWQAVIRDLNVPQIRLHDARHTCAMLMHLQGVPIALVAAWLGHADVSFTMRTYVHAQPEALALAAQSFAPPLADSGH from the coding sequence GTGCCTGGGAAGGCCAAGAAACTTCAGACGTTCACGCCTGAGCAGGTCCAGACCGTGTTGCGGGGGATCGCAAACGATCGCAACCGTCACGCGTGGCACCTCGCGCTCGCCGGCCTTCGCCGTGGCGAGATCGCCGGCCAGAGGTGGGCAGATATCGACCTCGCGAACAGGACACTTCGCATCGGTGCGACTCGCGTCGATGTCGGGGGTCGTGCTCTCGATCAGGATGAGCCTAAGACTGCCCACGCCGGTCGTGTGTTGCCGATCCCGGACGCGCTCCTGGCGGAACTGGCCGCAGCCCGCAACCGGCAGGCCGCGGAGAAGCTCGCGTTGGGCGAGGCCTACTCCGACCGGGGTTATGTCGTCTGCAACGAGGCTGGCGAGCCCTATCACCCGTCAACTTTGAGCACGCTGTGGCAGGCCGTTATCCGCGACCTCAACGTTCCCCAGATCCGTCTCCACGATGCTCGGCACACCTGCGCGATGCTCATGCATCTGCAGGGCGTCCCGATTGCACTCGTGGCTGCATGGCTCGGCCATGCCGACGTGTCGTTCACCATGCGGACCTATGTCCACGCCCAGCCCGAGGCGCTCGCATTGGCGGCGCAAAGCTTTGCTCCGCCGCTGGCCGATTCTGGCCACTGA
- the mobF gene encoding MobF family relaxase has product MLTIAKLKRWSINYYIDTAQAAERATEDRARAGGGLGEYYSEHETRTPVWLLAGDTHTAARLVGLTDGERAGGEADAEVVARWLDDGTAPNGAHGRTFGVRGVHGFDLTFCAPKSVSLLRALRADDVGAKAITDAHTTALAEAMEYLSAHAGYTRLHNPVTGEKDLVRLPGLVAIAYQHETSRCGDSHLHTHVIVPNRQPRGDGQLISIDGTSLYHEARAAGVIYQATLRREMQRSLGFEWEPVDPATGMAELAGVGRDSITAWSRRSSALREWAAGNLTVVDGKVSAAQLAAAQKATRPANPKSSRGGSCKNSGLRMRGDYGWTAHRSRRRVRRASRGAQRGAHSLIGSTWPRPPKRLRRRRSRAPIWWRSWVRSCRWTPHKRRARRSMRWRCA; this is encoded by the coding sequence GTGTTGACGATCGCGAAGCTCAAGCGGTGGTCGATCAACTACTACATAGACACCGCCCAGGCCGCTGAGCGCGCCACCGAGGATCGTGCCCGCGCCGGCGGCGGGCTGGGGGAGTACTACAGCGAGCACGAGACCCGCACCCCGGTGTGGCTGCTGGCCGGCGACACCCACACGGCCGCCCGACTGGTCGGGCTCACCGATGGCGAACGGGCGGGCGGTGAGGCCGACGCCGAGGTGGTGGCGCGCTGGCTCGATGACGGCACCGCACCTAACGGTGCGCACGGGCGCACCTTCGGGGTGCGTGGTGTGCACGGGTTCGATCTGACGTTCTGCGCACCCAAAAGTGTGTCGCTGCTGCGGGCGCTGCGCGCCGACGATGTCGGTGCGAAAGCGATTACTGATGCGCACACCACCGCACTGGCGGAGGCGATGGAGTACCTGAGCGCGCACGCCGGCTACACGAGGTTGCACAACCCGGTCACAGGGGAGAAGGATCTGGTGCGCCTGCCGGGCTTGGTGGCGATCGCCTACCAGCACGAGACCTCCCGGTGCGGGGATTCGCACCTGCACACCCATGTCATCGTCCCGAACCGCCAGCCGCGCGGCGACGGGCAACTCATCTCTATTGATGGGACGTCGCTGTATCACGAGGCCCGCGCCGCGGGGGTGATCTATCAGGCCACGCTGCGCCGCGAGATGCAGCGCTCCCTAGGCTTCGAGTGGGAGCCCGTCGACCCGGCGACGGGGATGGCGGAGCTCGCCGGGGTCGGCCGGGATTCCATTACTGCGTGGTCGCGGCGCTCGAGCGCGCTGCGCGAGTGGGCCGCCGGAAACCTCACCGTGGTGGACGGGAAGGTGTCGGCGGCGCAGCTGGCGGCCGCGCAGAAAGCCACCCGCCCCGCCAACCCGAAGAGCTCTCGTGGGGGCAGCTGCAAGAACAGTGGGCTGCGGATGCGCGGGGACTACGGTTGGACCGCACATCGTTCGAGACGGCGCGTGCGGCGCGCATCGCGCGGCGCACAGCGGGGGGCGCACTCTTTGATCGGGAGCACCTGGCCGCGGCCGCCGAAAAGATTGAGAAGGCGGCGTTCACGCGCGCCGATCTGGTGGAGATCGTGGGTGCGCAGCTGCCGGTGGACACCGCACAAGCGCCGCGCGCGGCGGTCGATGCGGTGGCGGTGCGCGTGA
- a CDS encoding Arm DNA-binding domain-containing protein produces MAERRQLPPQIRRVELARRAGSKPVVRYQLTVDTGVVNGKRKQLRRRYRTEKEARAALAEIQGQVNAGTYVQPSTLTIENACADWLKSRHRIRPTTAAGYEYVLQPVRSELGELAVQDLTRRHIDELLVKLRAGSVVRPRRKSP; encoded by the coding sequence ATGGCTGAACGCCGGCAGCTGCCGCCGCAGATCCGACGCGTTGAGCTGGCGCGGCGTGCTGGCAGCAAGCCGGTCGTGCGCTACCAGCTCACCGTGGACACCGGCGTGGTCAACGGTAAGCGCAAGCAGCTGCGCCGCCGCTATCGAACCGAGAAGGAAGCCCGTGCCGCTCTGGCCGAGATTCAGGGTCAAGTGAACGCGGGAACCTACGTCCAGCCATCCACGCTCACCATCGAAAACGCTTGTGCCGACTGGCTGAAGTCTCGACACAGGATTCGCCCCACGACCGCCGCGGGCTACGAGTACGTCCTTCAGCCGGTACGCAGCGAGCTGGGTGAGTTGGCCGTTCAGGATCTGACCCGCCGCCATATCGACGAGTTACTCGTCAAGCTTCGCGCGGGCAGCGTTGTCCGGCCAAGGCGGAAAAGCCCGTAA
- a CDS encoding DUF4238 domain-containing protein, which yields MPTAQNATGKDAKLHHTVPQFYLRGFADSQDRITTVHLPGDKSRTGKVRKTAATNRFYSIDGHPDGTDVFEKALNVLETDTAPILKEIANGVWPLADLQREKLSTFLAVQHLRGHTTRRSMSYIAAQMVRLQVQFVGRERLQGWVQEKYGHDVTDGEAETLWQYVTQAEGPPVTVKPTLHIESIIDGAGKVIPFIIARPWTLVRFNRRSLITCDSPVALIPDPDSGPSHGVGFMTAAAITFPLTRGLGLIMGDVRPIIESKYPVSRVRAGELDTEVSGTTALANFINDSTVQSASEYLYHHPADETTVPSHLPNPSLITIGGPESVDIQDLL from the coding sequence GTGCCGACGGCGCAGAACGCAACGGGCAAGGATGCGAAGCTGCACCACACGGTGCCACAGTTCTATTTACGCGGTTTCGCCGACAGCCAGGACCGAATCACGACAGTTCATCTTCCCGGCGACAAGTCACGTACAGGGAAGGTCCGGAAGACCGCGGCGACGAACCGCTTCTACTCGATCGACGGACATCCCGATGGCACTGATGTGTTCGAAAAGGCCCTGAACGTCCTCGAGACTGACACGGCTCCGATACTGAAGGAGATTGCCAATGGCGTATGGCCATTGGCCGATCTGCAACGAGAAAAACTGAGCACGTTCTTGGCCGTTCAACACCTGCGCGGTCACACCACACGGCGATCGATGTCATACATCGCCGCTCAGATGGTGCGTCTGCAGGTCCAGTTCGTTGGGCGGGAGCGTCTTCAGGGGTGGGTGCAAGAAAAGTACGGTCACGATGTCACGGACGGCGAGGCTGAAACACTTTGGCAGTACGTTACCCAGGCGGAGGGACCGCCGGTTACGGTCAAACCCACGTTACACATCGAGAGCATTATCGACGGCGCGGGAAAAGTCATTCCCTTCATTATCGCCAGACCATGGACACTCGTCCGGTTCAACAGAAGGTCACTAATTACCTGCGATTCGCCGGTCGCACTCATCCCCGATCCCGACAGCGGGCCATCGCACGGCGTTGGATTTATGACCGCGGCGGCGATCACATTCCCACTTACCCGCGGGCTAGGCCTGATCATGGGCGACGTGCGGCCAATCATCGAATCGAAGTACCCGGTATCACGAGTCCGAGCCGGCGAGTTGGATACCGAGGTGTCCGGCACAACGGCACTGGCGAACTTCATCAACGACAGCACCGTACAGTCGGCTAGCGAGTATCTGTACCACCACCCCGCCGACGAGACCACTGTGCCGTCGCATCTGCCCAACCCCTCGTTGATAACCATCGGGGGCCCAGAATCAGTGGATATTCAGGATCTTCTTTGA
- a CDS encoding flavin-containing monooxygenase, with translation MTATGRVAVIGAGPGGLVAARWLRSQGFTTTIFEQGDEIGGQWTGRPGRSGVWPAMHTNTSRVLTAFGDLDPGPGATFPSNHEVLGYLHRYADQFDLPAITRLGTRVRRVRRTDGGWLVATDSGVETFERVVVATGRFQTPVLPAVAGLDTFTGSVGAHSSYDFRDPARYRGKRVLVAGGAISALEITAELVFAGADRVVLTQRRQRYVLPKLAGGVPTDHRVFTRYGALAAERLPADEIDRQLKEIVLEAAGEPQQYGAPAPHPSLSVAGVTLSQHYLPLVAEGRIVVRPWLTAVAGDRVTFADGRSEQFDGIVFGTGFRVAMPFLDETMHRVLDRHTFHPELPGLAFVGMWDQSGGYFVPLELQARWIAYAWAGLVEPPVVTPERPPGEPQKTRMNLVAVTFARAAGVEPTLSHWPGLHRALLFGPLAPSCFRLEGPDAAPDATQRFARDAAAFGAITSNTMTERETAYWRLLGSDT, from the coding sequence ATGACCGCAACCGGCCGTGTCGCGGTGATCGGCGCCGGTCCCGGCGGGCTGGTCGCGGCCCGCTGGCTGCGGTCGCAGGGCTTCACGACGACGATCTTCGAGCAGGGCGACGAGATCGGCGGCCAATGGACCGGCCGGCCGGGCCGAAGCGGTGTCTGGCCGGCGATGCACACCAACACCAGCCGCGTCCTGACCGCCTTCGGCGACCTCGATCCCGGGCCCGGGGCCACCTTCCCGTCCAACCACGAGGTCCTCGGCTACCTGCATCGCTATGCCGACCAGTTCGACCTACCGGCGATCACGCGGCTCGGCACCCGGGTCCGGCGGGTGCGTCGCACCGACGGCGGATGGCTCGTCGCGACCGACAGCGGGGTCGAGACGTTCGAGCGCGTTGTCGTCGCGACCGGGCGCTTCCAGACCCCGGTGCTCCCGGCCGTCGCCGGCCTGGACACCTTCACGGGTTCGGTTGGCGCACACAGCAGTTACGACTTCCGCGACCCGGCGCGCTACCGCGGCAAGCGGGTCCTGGTGGCAGGCGGAGCGATCAGCGCGCTCGAGATCACCGCCGAACTCGTCTTCGCCGGTGCCGACCGCGTCGTTCTCACGCAGCGGCGCCAGCGCTACGTGCTGCCCAAGCTCGCCGGCGGTGTGCCGACCGACCACCGCGTGTTCACCCGCTACGGCGCGCTGGCCGCCGAACGACTGCCCGCCGACGAGATCGACCGGCAGCTCAAAGAGATCGTGCTCGAGGCGGCCGGCGAGCCGCAGCAGTACGGCGCGCCCGCCCCGCACCCGTCGCTCTCGGTCGCCGGTGTCACGCTCAGTCAGCACTACCTGCCGCTGGTCGCCGAGGGCCGGATCGTGGTGCGGCCGTGGCTGACTGCGGTGGCCGGTGATCGCGTCACGTTCGCCGACGGGCGCAGCGAGCAGTTCGACGGCATCGTGTTCGGCACCGGTTTCCGGGTCGCCATGCCGTTTCTCGACGAGACCATGCACCGCGTGCTGGACCGCCACACCTTCCACCCGGAGCTACCGGGACTGGCGTTCGTCGGGATGTGGGACCAGTCCGGCGGCTACTTCGTGCCGCTGGAGCTGCAGGCGCGCTGGATCGCCTACGCCTGGGCCGGGCTCGTCGAGCCGCCCGTCGTCACCCCGGAGCGGCCACCCGGGGAACCTCAGAAGACGCGGATGAACCTGGTTGCGGTGACGTTCGCGCGGGCCGCCGGCGTCGAGCCGACCCTGTCACACTGGCCGGGGCTCCACCGCGCCCTGCTCTTCGGCCCGCTCGCGCCCAGCTGCTTTCGCCTCGAGGGACCCGACGCGGCACCCGACGCGACGCAGCGGTTCGCCCGCGACGCGGCGGCGTTCGGGGCCATCACGTCGAACACGATGACCGAACGCGAGACGGCGTACTGGCGGCTGCTCGGCAGCGACACGTAG
- a CDS encoding dihydrofolate reductase family protein gives MGLIYLELFATLDLVGQAPGGPDEDPDGFPFGGWQAPLIHEVTGAQIAEAYQGTDALLLGRRTYDVFAAHWPYQEGGEDDDIARLFNRIPKYVGSRGTPDLSWAGSTQLGPDLAAAVNEIRDRHDNIKVVGSLNLVQTLLREKLFDRIDLWIHPIVLGVGKKVFDGGAVPTNLTLLRPPAVSPNGTVYVQYARADGVPATGDMAAPDRGLASAG, from the coding sequence ATGGGCCTGATCTACCTCGAACTGTTCGCGACCCTCGATCTCGTCGGGCAGGCGCCCGGCGGGCCGGACGAGGATCCCGACGGCTTCCCGTTCGGCGGCTGGCAGGCGCCGCTGATCCACGAAGTCACCGGCGCCCAGATCGCCGAGGCTTACCAGGGCACCGACGCACTCCTGCTCGGCCGCCGCACCTACGACGTCTTCGCCGCCCACTGGCCGTACCAGGAAGGTGGCGAGGACGACGACATCGCCCGGTTGTTCAACCGCATCCCCAAATACGTTGGGTCCCGCGGCACGCCCGACCTGTCGTGGGCCGGATCGACCCAACTCGGCCCCGACCTGGCCGCCGCCGTGAACGAGATCCGCGACCGCCACGACAACATCAAGGTCGTCGGCAGCCTCAACCTCGTCCAGACGCTGCTGCGCGAGAAGTTGTTCGACCGCATCGATCTGTGGATCCACCCGATCGTGCTCGGCGTCGGCAAGAAGGTGTTCGACGGCGGCGCGGTCCCGACCAACCTCACGCTGCTGCGACCGCCGGCAGTCAGCCCGAACGGCACCGTCTACGTGCAGTACGCGCGGGCCGACGGCGTCCCTGCAACCGGCGACATGGCCGCACCCGATCGCGGCCTGGCGAGCGCCGGCTAG
- a CDS encoding type II toxin-antitoxin system RelE/ParE family toxin, with protein sequence MIRSFRDKDTEAIWQRRYVKKLSPELSRLTYNKLVLINAAENINDLRVPPGNRLEKLSGNRAGQYSVRVNDQWRVCFAWSASGASHVELVDYH encoded by the coding sequence GTGATCCGCTCGTTCCGGGATAAGGACACCGAGGCGATCTGGCAGCGCCGGTACGTCAAGAAGCTCAGTCCCGAGCTCAGCAGGCTCACCTACAACAAACTCGTCCTCATCAATGCGGCCGAGAACATCAACGACCTGCGAGTCCCGCCCGGCAACCGGCTGGAGAAGCTGTCCGGCAACCGCGCCGGCCAGTACAGCGTCCGCGTCAACGACCAGTGGCGCGTGTGCTTCGCCTGGAGCGCCAGCGGCGCTTCGCATGTCGAGCTCGTCGACTATCACTGA